The Hyphomonas sediminis genome contains the following window.
GCGGGGCCACATAGTCTGCCGCGATCATGCAGTCGGGAGTAGGTTCGAAGGTTTTCGGCTGCGCGCCCGCCGCGCCGGCGGCTGCGATCGCGCCAATGCCCAGCGCCGTCATTACGCGCGCCACTGCCTTGCCAATTCCCGCCATGCCAAATCCTCCAGAGCCGCCTTCAGCCTCGCACATTAGCCAGCGCCGACAAACTCTTTCACCCCCTGAACAGGGGAGCGCGCCTCAGCCCACGCGGCGCCCCTCGGCATCGATCAGCAGCGCGCCATCCTCCTTATAAAGAGGGCCGGGCGGCAGGCGGTCCAGAAGGTCCAGCACCGTCTCGCTTGGCCGGCAGAGGCGCACGCCCTTCGGGCTCGCCACAATCGGCCGGTTCACCAGAACCGGATGGTCCAGCATCGCGGCAAGGATCGCCTCCTCGCTCACGCCCGGCTCCAGCAGGCCCAGCTCCTTTGCGGGGGATTTGGTCTCGCGCAGCGCCGTACGCGGGCTCAGCCCAGCGGCCGCAAACAGCGCCAGCAACTGCCCGCGTGTCCACCCCGCGCTCAGATAGTCGATCACCACCGGGCGCTCCCCGCTCGCTTCGATGATGGCCAGCACATTGCGGGACGTGCCACACTCCGGATTGTGATGGATGACGATCATGCCGCCAGTTTCTCCTCGTCTTCGGCCGGAAAGGCGGCCCGTGTGCGATTGGCCAGCGCGACCAGCGACAGCATCACCGGCACTTCCACCAGAACGCCCACCACAGTCGCCAGCGCCGCGCCGGAGTTCAGCCCGAACAGGCTGATGGCAACGGCAACGGCCAGCTCAAAGAAGTTCGATGTGCCGATCAGCGCGCAGGGCGCCGCCACCTTGTGCGGCACGCGCCAGGCCCATGCCGCCGCATAGGCAATCGCAAAGATGCCATAGCTCTGGATGAGGATCGGCACAGCGATCAGCCCGATTACCATCGGCGAAGCCAGGATCGTCCCGCTCTGGAATCCGAACAGCAACACGACTGTTGCCAGAAGGCCGATCACCGACAGCGGTTTGATCCGTGTCATGAAGGTCTCCACGCTGGCCACGCCTCCGCGCCGCATCAGGGCGCCGCGCGCCGCGATGCCGGCAACCAGCGGGATGACGACATACAGCGCCACCGACAGTAACAGCGTCTCCCAGGGCACGGCGATCTCCGTCACGCCCAGCAGCAGCGCCACAATGGGCGCAAACGCAAACACCATCACGGCGTCATTCACGCTCACCTGCACCAGCGTATAGTTCGGGTCGCCCCTGGTGAGCTGGGACCAGACGAACACCATCGCCGTGCAGGGCGCCGCGCCCAGCAGGATCAGCCCGGCCAGGTATCCCTCCGCATCCGCAGGCGGAATAAGCCCGGCAAAAACGTAGCGGAAAAACAGCACGCCCAGCGCCGCCATGGTGAAAGGCTTCACCAGCCAGTTGACCGCCAGCGTGATGATCAGGCCTTTGGGCCGCTCGCCCACGCGCCGCATGGCGGAAAAGTCCACGCCGATCATCATCGGCCAGACCATCGCCCAGATCAGGATGGCCACCGCGAAGTTCACGTTCGCATATTCCAGCGCGGCCAGCGCCGCAAACGCGCCCGGCGCAACGAGGCCAAGGCCGATCCCTGCAAGAATGCAGAGGCCGACCCAGACCGAAAGATATTTCTCGAACCTGCCCACCTGGCTTATCCGCAGCAGCCGCTCGCGGCGGGGGCATCGGTGGCCGGGGAGGGCGCGCAGCGCACGGCGCCGCCGGTTTCCGGCAGGGTCAGGCTGCCGGTGATCGTGGCAAGGCGCCCGTCGGCCGCTTCCGGGCCTCCTCCGTAAACGGCGCTTTCGCCCACCGTGCGGAACACTTCCCAGGGCACGCCCGCCGGGTCATTCACCCAGCTTTTTTCAGACTGGGCATAGCAGCAGACCGTCGCGCCTTCTTCCAGAACGGGCGCGTCAGCGTCCTTCAGGCGGCTGTATATCTCGTCCAGCTCTTTGCCGGTTTCCGCCTGGATGCCCAGATGCTCGATGCCGGGCTTCGCGCCCCGGGCGCTGATCGCCAGGTTTACGCGCGGATCGTCCAGCATCCATTTGGCATAGTCGGCCTTCTCCACGGAAGGCGCGGCCGCAAACAGCGTGGAATAGAATTTCACCGCGCGCGGCAGGTCGTCCACCGCAATATGAACATGCAGGCGTTTCATGGGTCTTCTTCCTTGTTGTGGGTCAGGTCAGCAGCATCTCGACTGCGCCGCTTCCAGCACGGGCATGCAAACCTCGTCCCGGCCCTGGCAACAGTCTTCGATCAGGAACACGATCAGCTGGCTGATCATGTCATAACT
Protein-coding sequences here:
- the arsC gene encoding arsenate reductase (glutaredoxin) (This arsenate reductase requires both glutathione and glutaredoxin to convert arsenate to arsenite, after which the efflux transporter formed by ArsA and ArsB can extrude the arsenite from the cell, providing resistance.), producing the protein MIVIHHNPECGTSRNVLAIIEASGERPVVIDYLSAGWTRGQLLALFAAAGLSPRTALRETKSPAKELGLLEPGVSEEAILAAMLDHPVLVNRPIVASPKGVRLCRPSETVLDLLDRLPPGPLYKEDGALLIDAEGRRVG
- the arsB gene encoding ACR3 family arsenite efflux transporter yields the protein MGRFEKYLSVWVGLCILAGIGLGLVAPGAFAALAALEYANVNFAVAILIWAMVWPMMIGVDFSAMRRVGERPKGLIITLAVNWLVKPFTMAALGVLFFRYVFAGLIPPADAEGYLAGLILLGAAPCTAMVFVWSQLTRGDPNYTLVQVSVNDAVMVFAFAPIVALLLGVTEIAVPWETLLLSVALYVVIPLVAGIAARGALMRRGGVASVETFMTRIKPLSVIGLLATVVLLFGFQSGTILASPMVIGLIAVPILIQSYGIFAIAYAAAWAWRVPHKVAAPCALIGTSNFFELAVAVAISLFGLNSGAALATVVGVLVEVPVMLSLVALANRTRAAFPAEDEEKLAA
- a CDS encoding ArsI/CadI family heavy metal resistance metalloenzyme → MKRLHVHIAVDDLPRAVKFYSTLFAAAPSVEKADYAKWMLDDPRVNLAISARGAKPGIEHLGIQAETGKELDEIYSRLKDADAPVLEEGATVCCYAQSEKSWVNDPAGVPWEVFRTVGESAVYGGGPEAADGRLATITGSLTLPETGGAVRCAPSPATDAPAASGCCG